Proteins from one Gimesia maris genomic window:
- the csrA gene encoding carbon storage regulator CsrA: MLVLSRKKDEKIIIGDSITLMVIEIKNDKVRLGIEAPKDVTVHREEVYAAIKEQSEHDNTNCETP; the protein is encoded by the coding sequence ATGCTTGTCCTCAGCCGAAAAAAAGACGAAAAGATCATTATTGGAGATTCCATCACTTTAATGGTGATTGAAATCAAAAACGATAAAGTGCGACTTGGTATTGAAGCACCAAAAGATGTGACCGTACATCGGGAAGAAGTCTACGCCGCCATTAAAGAACAGAGCGAGCACGACAACACCAACT